The DNA segment GATTCTGAAGTATCAACCATATGAGTTCTTTGTCGGTGTTGTCTTCAAGTTCTTCATCTATGACTTGATCCAAAAGCATATAAAAATCGATCTTTGGATCCATTGTATGGCTAACTTATGTGTTGGAAATCAGATAAGAAGATTGTGTAATTTTATGAGAATATGCAAGAATGAGAAAGGATTGCAAAATTATATACCATCATTCACAAACGGCTAGTTTTATAACGACTAATTTTACAACGCCTAGTTTTGTAACGACCTTTTGAGATACTCTTTAGACCGATTGGTGATTCGAGCTCACTGTTAGGGGGCTCCACATTGAATGAAGTAGGCATATAACACCATAGTTGTCAATACCGATGTAGCGGAGCGGTCGACCCAAAAAGTGGGATAAAGGGATAGCGAATAGCAGAATGATCactattctaatttttttatatatgttaaacaattaataatatatatatatacaagttcaaaaatagaaaaataactcAAAACATAGTTACTTAAACAAAAGTTACAAAACATAAAGTAGAAAGTCAAGCAAATAAAGGGCTTAAAGCCTTAATCGCTCTAAGCTAAAGCCTAAAGTAACTATAATAATAGACAAGTAgacattaaaattcaaatagacAAATGCAAGTTTCTTAATACTAAATTACTAGTTAGAATCAGAATCTTCATCCTCTTCAAGATTCAAGTCATTATCTTCTTGAAATCCATCACTCTCACTAGCATTAGAATTGTACTCTTCTTCCCCCTCatcttcattctcttcttccatttccatcactttttttcctttttcatttgtaGGTGCAGGTGCAGCTGCTGCCTTGTTTATCTGTGTTTGACTCCTTGTGTTTTTTAAAGGTTCACCAGCCCCAGTTGCCTTAGCAACATCTAACCAAttcaaatcatcatcttcatcaaaaACCAAATCATTACCAGCTTCTTCTCCTTCCAATTCTCCCAATAACCactcattgttatcatcaataTCATTTAAAGCAATAGGATCAATCACATCATGACACTCAAAGCGATCTAGAAGAGCTTGGTTATACTTAACATAAACCAAGTCTTGAAGCTTTTGGTGCTCAAGCCTACTTCTCTTATTTGAGTGaatctataataatttaaaaaacatgaatgTTAGTTACTTAGTTTCAATTTCAGCTTCTAAtgtttcataatcaaattaaaaatgttcaCTTTCATATAATACTTAATAGATTAAGTGATTAACTTACATGCTCAAAGGTACTCTAATTACGCTCACATCCCGATGAGCTACAAGTCAAACTTAGAACTTTAATGACAATGGTTTGCAAGTGTGGTGTTTTCCCTCCATACAATTTCCACCACTTAGCTGTAAAATGCAATTCATATGCATTAGCAtttacacaaattattaattaatcattcaaatttataagtGAACTTTCCCACTTACCAGGAGATATTTCAGTCCTTGTTTTCATTGCTACAGTCATACCAAACCTCTCTCCCGCCCTTTTATACACTGGCAATTGTTTGTGAACTTCAACTACAAAATTATAATCTTCATTAAGCTTATCAATACATTTTTAGAGGTCATCCACCACTTCATTATCATTGTCAATGTTTGGATTGGTGTAAAGGAACTTCGAATTTAGATAATAACCCGCTGCATGCAAAGGGCGATGAAGTTGGCAATCCCATCTTTTATCAATGATTGCAAGGATATCCTTATACTTCCCTTCATTGTTATTGAAAGCTCTTTGAATTTCCTCTTTGGCCCTATCCATTGATTCATAAATGAAACCCATTGCaagttttttttcattatccACCAACCTCAACACAATACTAGTTGAAATAAAAATCTAAAGTCCCACAATACTGTGCTATGGGCGTTGAACTATGCTCGTTAAGTTGAGCTTGAACAGAATAGGATTCTTATTTGATAATAACTGGTTTGACAACACACATATTTATTGACGAAACCACAACCATATATATAAATCCAAGAATCTATCCTATCACGCTCCttatgatttgatttgatttgatttaaacaAAATGTTATCGCGCATGCATGTATAATATTAATGTGAATGAAATGATTCCTATCCATGGAATTGCAACTCGGCCATTTTCGACCTGCCCaagcaatttaaatttcaaacccAAATTCAATCACACTAACCCACTGCATTgccaattaatttcaatttgCAACAATCAATCACGAATACTGAGACGGTTCTGCCTCAGGGTCactgttcttcttcttcctttttctagAATGTTTAATCTCCCCATAGAAGTAGGACACCATGCCCCAAAGCGAGAGCAACAGAGAAACCCCTTTTTCGGCttgaaacttttctttgtagaaaatAACCGCCAACACTTCGGTTACAGGTAGCAACACCGCAATCAAAATACCAGAAAACAAAGACGAGGCACAAAATATAACCCCAATCGCTCCCAAGAAAAAAGCCTGCCATATTATTGCACTCCCCACCAAAACAGCATAGTAACTTCCTTCCCCGTGCTCAAATTGTTTTGCTTCCCTCGGAATCACCTACAACAAATCCACGAAAAACTTAATAAATTACTCTCTTTCATCCTAAGATAATTCTCGTTTATTGTAGacagattaaaaaaacaataaataaataaataaaatcgaatttaacaattttataaaattaaccatatatcatcattaatttatttatatattttatagtttatcattgtaatacaaatgaaaaaaataattaacattatattgaaaaattaaaataataattattttaatacaatttttttataatgaaatagaggcaataataatagaaattgataaattttttcatcATTATTTGTTTATAGATGTTATTTTCTACCAAACCATTTTAGAACGcaagtttaaattttgaaatgaattttgcaaaatgtaataaaaaaaatgtgggaatgcaaaaaaaaagcaataggGAAAGACTACCGAACTACCGGTTCATCAGTAATTTTATTGTCggtaaaaaattgttaaaaatgaaggaaataaaataagtaaagaaGTACCTTAAAGTCGTTATTTATGATCATTCCAAGGAGGCAAAATAGCGTTGCCGAGAAGCACATAACGAACTGAATCTCCATGACAAGAGAGTAAGTAAGAGGCTGTTTGATTTTTTGGTACACCAACTCGATCAAGGGTAAAACGAACCCATACAATGCCGCAGCGATAACTGTCATGACAAAGCCCATAACATATTCCTTAACGGACTCGCCAGGGGGCCGGTCTCCGCTGGTGTGAAGCGCCAAAACGCCAGCGCCGACAGTGAGCATAACGACGGCGTTTATGGAGTACGCGGTGAACTTCTGCCTCACGAGAAGGAAAGCGAAGAACGCGGTGAAGCCGAGTTGCGTTGCGATGATGAGGGCGGAAGTGGAGACCGGAAGCCTCGCCACGCCGTAGGCGTAGAGGTAGTCGTCGAGGCCGGTGAGAATTCCGATGAAGGTGGAGGCGGCGAGGAGAGGAGGCTTCATTGAGATTAATTTCGGTTTGGCGGTTCCGGCGGCGGAGGCGGTGCGACGTCGGCGGAGGTAGGAGACGGCGAGGGGGAGGAGCATGAGGGGGAAGCCAGCGGTTTCGAGGAAGCTGGAGAGCCAGACGCGGTGGCCGCCGTGGAGGAAGTAGAGACGCATGACGAGGGGCCCACCGGAGGTGCCGATGGTGAGTAAGAGACAGTTTGTCGTGAGAAGAAGGCGCTTCATGGTTCTGTCGTCTTTGTCTTCTTCGCTTCTTCCTTCAGCCATGCCTTCTAAATTCTGATTCTTCTCCTCTGCTGCTAGCTTCGTGCCAATAATGGACCTTGTGCCCAGCTGCTACTCCAACAAAAACTTGGGAAACTTAATGTTTATCGATCGGTGTCTTTTaggttatttatattatattttttttcatgttttttagtataataaatatttctctctctctatatatatatgtatatatattatgtgcttTTTTAACAAGTGCAATTACTAGTTAAcatttctttaaatatatttttgttctccatattttttttatttttatccttataaactatatttattttatttttcatttttaaaattattttagatgatatttttttattattcaaaatattatttaaaacactttaagaataaaaaaataaaataattttttttataagaattaaaataattttttaaagacaaaaataacaacaatttGAGGAGTAATTACCTGTGAAAGTGCTCAATAATTTGGAGGGAAATAGACATGTTTACACCGATCGAGgagtaattaaaaatgtaaaatggtGATTATTCCTGGTGCCGATATGCATAGTAtgtatatataactaaattatttctataacttaaatcacaaaaattaataataaacaaatattgaaataaataattcgtattcaaattttgaattgataTTCGAATTATACATGGattaatgttttgttaaaaaaattacaacaatttgagtttttatgttggaagagaaaagataatagataacaaaaaaaatttgtgataatttattttgatagctTTATTgtatgataaaataatcaaaataaatcatgatgctgaaaaaattatttataatataaataaagaggAAGATATATTTTATGCAAACAAGTATCATATTACATTAACTAATAATCTAatattgataataaataaattggttTTCAGCTTCTGTATATAATTAGTGCAAAAATGACATTTTGTAACTGAATTTGAAAgttacatataatatataattggatgtaacttgttttaaaagatataattgttattgaaagttaaaataaaatgtaataataatttatgatatagtttaaaattaaaatattcaaaataaaaataacattaaataagattattttctttataatagtgatatatatatatatatatatatatatataaacatttttaaaattcctttattctttcttttatttcacctctttttttcttgctttctttCCTAAACTAAAAACGAGCCTTGCGGTCCCTACTCCCTATATACATCTGCATGAATCGGGCGCacctttcatatatatattttttaactattataatttagatatttacTTTCTCGGTGAGACTTCGAGTTATTTCTAAACTTACAAACTCTCTATGGACGAAAGGGTTTTTTTTCTGGACGACACCGATAGGTTTCTTTGGAACGTAGGGTGGACAGTTACcgttcaaaataaattaatacgtACGAATTTTCCTTTTCCTCCTCGTGGCAGACAAAGACACCATACATTGATacaatacaattattttttcctgTTCCGTCCGATACTCTCCACAGGCAGTCGGCACTTCTAAGTTGAGGTGATCTGGATTTTTGGTATGCTAGTTGACACACCACGACAAGAGCTATGATATTTTCTTATTGAGAATCAAAGACTAATTAATATCGAaaagtaatgatttttttttaagcagtTGATTTATCTTTGGAAATGTTTTTTCATattcataatttaataagttgaaGATTTATAAGCTCACTGCATACTTGAGGGATATGGTGATTTACCAACCATATCACATTATAttactaatatttaataaatgggGGCTATGGCAAAGTAATAGTACGG comes from the Glycine soja cultivar W05 chromosome 6, ASM419377v2, whole genome shotgun sequence genome and includes:
- the LOC114415284 gene encoding purine permease 1-like codes for the protein MAEGRSEEDKDDRTMKRLLLTTNCLLLTIGTSGGPLVMRLYFLHGGHRVWLSSFLETAGFPLMLLPLAVSYLRRRRTASAAGTAKPKLISMKPPLLAASTFIGILTGLDDYLYAYGVARLPVSTSALIIATQLGFTAFFAFLLVRQKFTAYSINAVVMLTVGAGVLALHTSGDRPPGESVKEYVMGFVMTVIAAALYGFVLPLIELVYQKIKQPLTYSLVMEIQFVMCFSATLFCLLGMIINNDFKVIPREAKQFEHGEGSYYAVLVGSAIIWQAFFLGAIGVIFCASSLFSGILIAVLLPVTEVLAVIFYKEKFQAEKGVSLLLSLWGMVSYFYGEIKHSRKRKKKNSDPEAEPSQYS